Proteins found in one Magnetofaba australis IT-1 genomic segment:
- a CDS encoding 3TM-type holin has protein sequence MGILEKIIGGAAAQPIEAVGKALDGLFTSDEERLDKQALLTRLAQQPAALQVELNKIEAAHRSTFVAGWRPFLGWVCGVGLSFAYVINPIIQWVTGQPGPQLPLNFMQELVVAMLGLAGLRTWEKHTGRAK, from the coding sequence ATGGGCATCCTGGAGAAGATCATTGGCGGCGCGGCGGCGCAGCCCATTGAGGCGGTGGGCAAGGCCCTGGATGGCCTGTTCACCTCCGACGAGGAGCGCTTGGACAAGCAGGCGTTGTTGACCCGTCTAGCCCAGCAACCGGCGGCGCTTCAGGTCGAGTTGAATAAGATCGAGGCGGCGCACCGTTCCACCTTCGTGGCGGGCTGGCGCCCGTTTCTGGGCTGGGTGTGCGGCGTTGGACTCTCCTTCGCCTACGTGATCAACCCCATCATCCAGTGGGTGACGGGGCAGCCCGGACCGCAACTGCCGCTGAACTTCATGCAGGAGTTGGTGGTGGCGATGCTGGGCTTGGCGGGTCTGCGGACCTGGGAGAAGCACACCGGGAGGGCAAAATGA
- a CDS encoding DNA modification methylase, with amino-acid sequence MQIADLTLEQWPLERLIPYARNPRRNDDVVDRMCAAIQEFGFRIPVVARSDGQVVDGHLRLKAAKRLGLESVPVALADDLSETQIKAFRLLANQSANWAEWDNELLSLELNELQDADYDIDIIGFSEEQLSDLLESLEDDADGGGGAVAQNDVIPEPPANPVTRPGDMWILGDHRLLCGSSLNDDDVIRLMNGERAILFATDPPYLVDYDGTNHPQNSARKAKVAKGETSGTDGNKDWSASYGVTWDDSSQGPELYEGFIKAAIEHAIEPNAAWYCWHASKRQAMLEAVWEKMGAFQHQQIIWNKEKGVLTRSKYLWKHEPCLMGWIKGNMPPKIDGAEFLSTVWDIRGLSGEERPDHPTPKPLDCFAIPMRQHVERGGLCYEPFSGSGSQIMAGEMTGRRVFAMEISPVYVDVAVKRFIQATGKIAYLDGAGGKSFEEVAAERDISSSTA; translated from the coding sequence ATGCAGATTGCTGATTTGACGCTGGAGCAGTGGCCTCTGGAGCGGTTGATCCCCTATGCCCGGAATCCAAGGCGCAACGATGACGTGGTGGATCGCATGTGCGCGGCGATTCAGGAGTTCGGCTTCCGAATTCCGGTGGTGGCCCGTAGCGATGGCCAGGTGGTCGATGGCCACCTCCGTCTGAAGGCCGCCAAGCGGCTGGGACTGGAGTCGGTGCCGGTGGCGCTGGCCGATGACCTGAGCGAGACGCAGATCAAGGCGTTCCGGCTGCTTGCCAATCAATCCGCCAACTGGGCGGAGTGGGACAACGAACTGTTGAGCTTGGAGTTGAACGAGCTTCAGGACGCCGATTATGACATCGACATCATCGGCTTTTCCGAGGAGCAGCTTTCAGATCTGCTGGAGAGCCTGGAGGACGACGCTGATGGCGGCGGTGGCGCCGTAGCCCAAAACGATGTCATCCCCGAGCCGCCTGCCAATCCGGTCACTCGTCCTGGCGACATGTGGATTCTCGGCGACCATCGCCTTCTGTGTGGCAGCAGCCTCAACGACGATGATGTGATTCGGTTGATGAACGGCGAGCGTGCGATTCTCTTTGCCACCGATCCGCCCTACTTGGTCGACTACGATGGGACCAACCACCCGCAGAACAGTGCGCGCAAAGCCAAGGTCGCCAAAGGAGAGACCAGCGGCACGGACGGCAACAAGGATTGGTCAGCCAGCTATGGCGTGACCTGGGACGACTCCTCCCAGGGCCCAGAGCTCTACGAGGGCTTCATCAAAGCCGCCATTGAGCATGCCATCGAGCCCAACGCCGCTTGGTACTGCTGGCACGCATCCAAGCGCCAGGCGATGCTGGAAGCGGTGTGGGAGAAGATGGGCGCGTTTCAGCACCAGCAGATCATCTGGAACAAGGAGAAAGGTGTCCTCACACGCTCGAAGTATCTGTGGAAACACGAGCCCTGCCTGATGGGCTGGATCAAGGGCAACATGCCGCCGAAGATCGATGGCGCGGAATTCCTCTCTACTGTCTGGGACATTCGTGGACTCTCCGGTGAAGAGCGCCCCGATCACCCCACACCGAAACCCCTGGACTGCTTTGCCATCCCCATGCGCCAGCATGTGGAACGGGGCGGCCTGTGCTACGAACCCTTCAGCGGCTCCGGCTCCCAGATCATGGCTGGTGAGATGACAGGGCGGCGGGTGTTCGCCATGGAGATTTCACCGGTCTACGTGGACGTGGCGGTGAAGCGCTTCATCCAGGCTACCGGCAAGATTGCCTACTTGGATGGGGCTGGCGGGAAGAGTTTTGAGGAAGTGGCGGCGGAGAGAGACATATCCAGTTCAACCGCTTGA
- a CDS encoding HIT domain-containing protein has protein sequence MTAQMPGRVLANNGVIIKTGQKYEFAELYRGVTPEERAELIDLCTQKLQEYLEGRPDPWNHRRKGSGYIPGSLRYDVLARAKGRCEACGVSAMEKALEVDHIIPRNHGGKDDPDNLQALCYTCNAQKRDRDQTDFREVAQSLHHRDESCIFCELERMQEVDGEGLAFVLEDSFPVSIGHTLILPRRHVADYFDLYQPERNAMERLLKVAKQRLSDKDPMISGSNIGVNVGQSAGQSVFHVHMHLIPRRDGDHPQPRGGVRSVIPGKADY, from the coding sequence GTGACCGCGCAAATGCCGGGTCGCGTTCTGGCTAACAACGGGGTGATAATAAAAACTGGTCAGAAATACGAATTTGCGGAGTTGTATCGAGGAGTTACGCCAGAGGAAAGAGCTGAGCTGATAGACCTTTGCACGCAAAAGCTTCAGGAGTATCTCGAGGGCCGCCCTGACCCTTGGAACCACCGGAGAAAAGGGAGTGGTTATATTCCAGGCAGCCTTCGCTACGACGTACTTGCCAGGGCAAAAGGGCGCTGCGAAGCGTGTGGCGTGTCAGCAATGGAAAAAGCTCTGGAAGTTGATCACATTATCCCCCGAAATCATGGCGGAAAGGATGATCCAGATAATTTGCAGGCGCTCTGCTACACCTGTAATGCGCAAAAACGGGACAGAGATCAGACCGATTTCAGAGAGGTTGCCCAATCTCTTCACCATCGGGATGAAAGCTGTATATTTTGCGAGTTGGAAAGAATGCAGGAGGTTGATGGAGAGGGTTTGGCGTTTGTCTTAGAAGACAGTTTCCCTGTATCGATTGGCCATACATTGATTTTGCCCAGACGTCATGTCGCTGATTATTTTGATCTTTACCAACCTGAACGAAATGCTATGGAGCGGCTCCTGAAAGTTGCTAAGCAACGCCTCTCAGACAAGGATCCAATGATTAGTGGCTCCAACATTGGAGTCAATGTGGGGCAATCAGCCGGTCAAAGTGTTTTCCACGTTCATATGCATTTGATCCCTCGGCGAGATGGCGATCACCCTCAGCCCCGAGGGGGCGTGCGATCTGTAATTCCAGGCAAAGCAGACTATTGA